CGCGGATCACGCCGCCTTGATCTGATGCGTCGCCGGGGCCTCGATCTCGATTCGACGGGGCTGGACCTCGGCAGGCAGGGGCACGCTCACCTCGAGGACGCCCTTGTCGAACCGTGCCTTCAGCTCCTCGGTCCGGAGCCCTTCGGGCAGGGTGAAGCCGCGCTCGAAACGGCCACGGGAGACCTCGCGGATGTGCGCCGGTCAGGGAGACCGTCACGTCCGCGGCGTCGACGCCCGGAAGCTCGACCTGGATGATGATCCGCCCATCCTTCGTGAACGACTCGACGGCCGGAACGTACCCCCCGGCCCGGACCGGCAGCTGGCTGTCGAGGGCGTGGAAAACGTCGAAGAGCTCATGGAACGAAGATCTCCTGTACATGATTCCTCCTGGTTGTCCCCTTCTCGGGTGGTCTCTGTCTCTCTGAAACGATTCCGACGAACCGTGTGGGCGGCGCGTCCAGTAAGACACGCCTCCGGGCTGTCAAGGAACGCGGGCGCTTCTGTTAGACTCGCGCCTCGATGACCGACCCCAAGGCTGCCGAGCTCGAGGAGTCCCTGACGCTCGCCGCGATCCGCGACGCGGCGAGGATCATCGGCCCGCACATCCACCGGACGCCCCTGCTTCGCTGCCGGCATCTCCGCGAGCTGACGGGCTATGACATCCACCTCAAGGCCGAGAACTGGCAGAAGACGGGGTGCTTCAAGCCGCGCGGCGCGCTGAACCGCGTCGCCCATCTGACCGCGGAGGAACGGCGCGCCGGCGTGCTCACGGCCTCCGCCGGCAACCACGCCCAGGGGCTCGCCTACGCCGCCGCGGCGGAGCGCATCCCGGTGAAGGTCGTGATGCCGGCGAACACCCCGGTCGCGAAGATCGACGCGACGCGCTCGATGGGGGCGGAGGTGATCCTCCACGGC
This window of the Acidobacteriota bacterium genome carries:
- a CDS encoding Hsp20 family protein, with the protein product MREVSRGRFERGFTLPEGLRTEELKARFDKGVLEVSVPLPAEVQPRRIEIEAPATHQIKAA